One part of the Desulfonema ishimotonii genome encodes these proteins:
- a CDS encoding phage tail tube protein — MRSYLTNHDIIAVSALNKEIAINTPRDPDMALLVSKSDMFSYDFRTENNAEELTGKEEADKVYRTGATVSTSFNFEKAQPNHIAFLLAYALGVCTTTAAGTTGKLHTITPIDGDVAADRSLPSFTATQRWGKTVLKERYASCFVDQATLTFSKDAFVKATGSIKATGKVDRNIETETVSVLNDAAEITLAANGVQGSTAQERLDNVHSIQAELTEGVWTDVAYSAVSDATPAVITITALGGDGGSNVNVKVIYIPTESESWMTFPSMVQETPLRVSQATCVLGGAWDGSDFQGGRTMAGELSNVEWSVSNNLDVSFTFGGAGDYASRALRGGRTQTLKLDRDFKDYILSQYQNSEEYFGFRVLCTGAEIEDGHNYQVEIILPRVAVLSTSRSDNSNRLSESVEFAVLEDDTYGSVIINVKNKVAGYAA; from the coding sequence ATGCGCTCATACCTTACAAATCACGACATTATCGCCGTGTCCGCGCTCAACAAAGAGATCGCCATTAACACGCCACGAGACCCGGACATGGCCCTGCTGGTGTCAAAAAGTGACATGTTCTCCTACGATTTTCGGACCGAGAACAACGCCGAAGAACTGACCGGAAAGGAAGAGGCCGACAAGGTGTACCGGACCGGGGCGACGGTTTCGACCTCGTTCAACTTTGAGAAGGCCCAGCCCAACCATATCGCGTTTCTGCTGGCCTATGCCCTGGGGGTTTGTACCACCACAGCGGCGGGCACAACCGGCAAGCTCCACACGATCACGCCGATTGATGGCGACGTGGCCGCTGACCGCTCTCTGCCGAGTTTCACGGCCACCCAGCGGTGGGGGAAAACCGTCCTGAAAGAGCGGTACGCCTCCTGCTTTGTGGATCAGGCGACTCTGACATTTTCCAAGGACGCATTTGTAAAGGCGACCGGATCAATAAAGGCGACGGGTAAGGTTGACCGGAACATCGAGACGGAAACCGTGTCCGTGCTGAACGATGCTGCCGAGATCACCCTGGCGGCCAACGGCGTACAGGGCAGCACGGCGCAGGAGCGGCTGGACAACGTCCATTCGATTCAGGCGGAGCTGACGGAGGGCGTCTGGACGGACGTTGCCTATTCTGCTGTCAGTGACGCGACGCCTGCGGTGATCACGATCACGGCACTGGGCGGTGACGGTGGCAGCAACGTCAACGTCAAAGTGATCTATATCCCCACCGAGTCTGAATCATGGATGACCTTCCCCAGCATGGTTCAGGAGACCCCGCTCAGGGTGTCACAGGCCACCTGTGTGCTGGGCGGCGCATGGGACGGAAGCGATTTTCAGGGCGGACGGACGATGGCCGGGGAGCTGTCAAACGTGGAATGGAGCGTATCCAATAACCTGGATGTGTCCTTCACATTCGGCGGGGCCGGTGACTATGCCAGCCGGGCGCTCCGGGGCGGGCGCACGCAGACGCTGAAACTGGACCGGGATTTTAAAGATTATATCCTGAGCCAGTACCAGAACAGCGAGGAATATTTCGGGTTCCGCGTCCTTTGCACGGGCGCGGAGATCGAAGACGGTCACAATTATCAGGTGGAAATTATTCTGCCCCGCGTGGCCGTGCTGTCCACCTCCCGAAGTGACAATAGCAACCGGCTGTCAGAGTCGGTCGAGTTCGCGGTGCTGGAAGATGATACCTACGGCAGCGTGATCATCAACGTGAAAAACAAGGTTGCGGGCTACGCAGCGTAA
- a CDS encoding DUF1320 domain-containing protein: MAYGRREGLIRLLNEQTLLDLCDSTGTATSDDPAVIAILDEAIEQADREIDAHVAVVRPVPLDPVPEFISNLSDRMAVVHLFRRSPHAIVPEAWQKEQDNCRRVLENIAQGRISIGAASATDTADTDGCMAVSAPDPVFPADIWRRF; this comes from the coding sequence ATGGCGTATGGTCGGCGAGAGGGCCTGATCCGGCTGCTCAATGAGCAGACCCTGCTGGACCTGTGTGACAGCACCGGGACCGCCACATCGGACGACCCGGCGGTGATCGCGATCCTGGACGAGGCGATCGAACAGGCGGACCGGGAGATTGACGCCCACGTCGCCGTGGTGCGGCCCGTGCCGCTGGACCCGGTCCCGGAGTTTATTTCCAACCTGAGCGACCGCATGGCCGTTGTGCATCTGTTCCGGCGGAGTCCCCATGCGATTGTGCCGGAGGCCTGGCAGAAGGAGCAGGACAATTGCCGCCGGGTGCTGGAGAATATCGCCCAGGGGCGGATCAGTATCGGTGCGGCGTCGGCCACGGATACGGCGGATACGGACGGCTGCATGGCCGTATCCGCCCCCGATCCGGTGTTCCCTGCCGACATCTGGCGGAGGTTCTGA
- a CDS encoding phage virion morphogenesis protein: protein MSGATLTINEREVAELLGRVAGRLSDLTPVMTEIGEILVADSADNFEAGRGPDGSRWETSQRVKISGGQVLLNTGRLRNSISYEAGKRRVSVGTSVKYAGTQQFGAKRGAFGTVAVTVPAHTRHRNGKTVRVRSHTRTQKLPWGDIPAREFLGISADAAAEINAALSGYITDPI from the coding sequence ATGTCCGGCGCGACCCTGACGATAAATGAGCGGGAGGTTGCCGAGCTGCTGGGGCGTGTGGCCGGGCGGCTGTCAGATCTGACGCCGGTCATGACCGAAATCGGTGAAATCCTGGTGGCCGACAGCGCGGATAATTTCGAAGCCGGGCGCGGGCCGGACGGCAGCCGGTGGGAGACCAGCCAGCGCGTGAAAATCAGCGGCGGCCAGGTGTTGTTGAATACCGGCAGGCTCCGGAATTCGATCAGTTACGAGGCCGGAAAGCGGCGGGTGTCCGTCGGCACGTCCGTGAAGTACGCGGGCACGCAGCAGTTCGGCGCGAAACGCGGCGCATTCGGTACCGTGGCTGTCACGGTGCCCGCGCATACCCGTCACCGGAACGGCAAAACCGTGCGGGTCCGCTCGCACACCCGCACCCAGAAGCTGCCGTGGGGCGACATCCCGGCCCGCGAATTCCTGGGTATCAGTGCCGATGCGGCAGCGGAAATTAACGCCGCCCTGAGCGGTTACATCACAGACCCGATATGA
- a CDS encoding phage tail tape measure protein: MAANSGSLRIEIEVDDRGTPVIRRFGNEVEDAGNRGRRSMSDFDTAADRTQATLLKMMAAGAGITAVVAALVRASQIASEFEDAQARLQVQTGKTAEATATLGEVIDSVYGHGFGESVEQASDTVVQALVAFDTASEQTLEYVSKAALGIQTAWGEDTQKTISSAEVLVEKFGLKHEQAMNTIIAGYQRGLNKSEDMLDSILEYAPQFADGGASAEQFFSILETGLQGGVLGTDKAADAFKEFRVRIQDGSTATADGLAALGLSADEFATKMGDGSMSAADAFNIVLEKLRETDDQNDLMQAGVALLGTQFEDLGQTGALALDMTAVSMDDLAGSAQSLSVQNQTTSSLMTQAWRETELVIKDVFGLYEGDLNAMLAGMVDVIRSNHTAIVEYFNVLNVTADATFADIMDAGTRIWIEIKYAAQELQSDLQYLLLNILDVAGNTWNGIQYAAEIAWAGIKAPFSALVAYIESGLADLMAGVADALGNMPDFDIPGIGNLRGYAADAQLMADTLRESADAAEPLSESLGKINAKYEANQAVHATAITQMANEIKSSWELNEARNAEIEQHNLAIEGLRDEQAAALEIPPVIEASIEAEEKRAEVVKTTTEAHTDGLNEVADTHETVTKKMTSDAEKAAKEQARIHDGFIEDWKRATMDQAAYQIERLDEEKARFIANGEDRVQIEQWYAAEVAKLREQDQADRLRLEEAMYSDLGYQSKKYYDLQLKKIEAQAEAYEEAGLDDVDVAEWRNKQILELEEKRNQEITSGYDDLARMFSDIASGNVSDWATMAGEMVSVFNKMFGQMEGSGSNLFSGLFGGSGSSATSTLSSLGIGNPGAYGGTSETGGSRWGGIGDVVGTAWEGIKSFGGKTVEAIGGLATKATDFIGGLFGGSSSGILSNMGGIGGLAGSAVGLITGGFTSENIGSTAGSLIGSAIMPGIGTILGGLAGNLIGGLFGERHKDWKTGIDVQDIGFYDSIELSAWRKGEGRADNEESVTAALNSAQEQVWTVTDTVLSSLPTEYADSMKSQIEDATVTLGKGGWVIRESWVEKDVAAVQSATVEAMYQSMIPALENTSSALVDSYSESLSGDGYLGSLAASIEAGFGDISDFRGDGFDSAEEFQESIQAMNEKVLAYADQVNQFNTAMEQIQPILDAVNNVEAEPVTQYQASIDDLNAEYDAMTATLEQYGVAQSEIDKVLAKQAEDLEALAQAWTDERAAIMESAAELAGHTETVTTYQAAQEELAKQFDAIKEAMTEAGGSAEDFERVIGYEAEAMENLESVFAGSRSAIMDSLEELAGVSDTEELSDYAQQIQDISAQFAAARDELNDLGTSAEELARVDALENIALEQAAKDELHRAELAAADALQSAYEATQDLVSGIEANLESARDTMEGIQWQTATGGSDTDYMLYQLQTMQSSGSGSTLSGLNEMSSLLSQWYSAAAQEAQAATASASATSSAADSMTDAADSMTTAATTINALVESIDSTIDSLTYSDLNVFGTEAKAEQSQTDYEALKAAAYSDTATSDDIEAFLAFTDTYLQQQQDLYKSSETYQGIYTGAIADIEGLRGKAEILGAESATSGSSSTSAYTGSSASSDADSGMDEVNAIFNEMAAWIEAQTESAQAKEMILNIDWSGLEGDSAAVIQMLSDVVDEHGWDSEVSLLFVSEMSQNFEGTFDDAMSILGFMGSEAGWTSEAVLSFMSDAEIFSTATFEEAMSGLNFFITEQGWDSEATLSFIGNSAVFSTATFEERMSALDFIVGEQGWDAAATLAFLSNEHTFSTATFQENMDTLNFVTAETGWDSEATVTFLSNQGVFETATFEDKMAALELITAETGWASDATVTFLSNQGVFETATFEDKMAALELITSGSGWDSTATVAFLSNQSMFDTATIQEQMDSLNMAVSASGWDSYATLALLSNASAFNTEDVQAQLDALKFVGSEAGWESEAFMALTANLVDSGLAWDQIYDTFAEYGVKDETIVKTIEGVYAGSGIELAELQEMLDTAGVPERIVKEIQGYLELPEPAWANILETAVQSAANKAASAVGMAENKLASAEASASNMIASANSKADSILDNANDYADLVIENAQARADEILASAQSEPASAATGLWSVPYDEFPAYLHRDEIVVRRDDAPFIRGVMQQAGIAGKYGATNAPPGGDIPGFASGYLPSGPVLIAGGDNSQSDEEIKAALQELIQLNKDIVDTLRANGMAVPIVNVEVDADGIVKKAETQVFERIKRGNVRI; the protein is encoded by the coding sequence ATGGCAGCGAACAGCGGAAGCCTGAGAATTGAAATCGAAGTCGATGACCGGGGAACACCCGTAATCCGGCGCTTCGGCAACGAGGTCGAGGACGCCGGGAACCGTGGGCGCCGGTCCATGTCGGATTTTGACACCGCAGCGGACCGGACACAGGCGACGCTCCTGAAAATGATGGCGGCGGGTGCCGGTATCACCGCTGTTGTCGCAGCGCTGGTCAGGGCCTCCCAGATTGCCTCCGAGTTTGAGGACGCACAGGCCAGGCTTCAGGTCCAGACCGGGAAAACCGCCGAGGCCACCGCCACGCTCGGTGAGGTGATAGACAGTGTCTACGGGCACGGTTTTGGTGAGTCGGTCGAACAGGCCTCAGACACGGTTGTGCAGGCACTGGTAGCGTTTGACACGGCGTCCGAGCAGACGCTGGAGTATGTTTCAAAGGCCGCCCTGGGCATTCAGACGGCCTGGGGCGAAGACACACAGAAGACCATCAGTTCGGCTGAGGTGCTGGTAGAGAAATTCGGCCTGAAGCACGAGCAGGCAATGAATACGATCATTGCCGGGTACCAGCGGGGCCTGAATAAGTCTGAGGATATGCTGGACTCCATCCTGGAATATGCCCCCCAGTTCGCCGACGGCGGGGCGAGCGCGGAACAATTTTTTTCGATTCTTGAGACCGGGCTTCAGGGCGGGGTGCTGGGAACCGATAAGGCTGCCGACGCATTTAAAGAATTCCGGGTACGGATTCAGGACGGCAGCACAGCGACGGCGGACGGTCTGGCGGCCCTGGGGCTGTCTGCGGATGAGTTCGCCACGAAAATGGGCGACGGGTCCATGTCCGCAGCGGATGCGTTTAATATCGTCTTGGAGAAACTCAGGGAGACGGACGACCAGAATGATCTGATGCAGGCGGGTGTTGCCCTGTTGGGTACGCAGTTTGAAGATCTTGGCCAAACCGGGGCACTGGCCCTGGACATGACCGCCGTGTCTATGGATGATCTGGCCGGTTCTGCTCAGTCGCTTTCCGTCCAGAATCAGACGACATCCTCCCTGATGACGCAGGCATGGCGGGAAACCGAACTCGTCATAAAGGACGTTTTCGGGCTGTATGAGGGCGACCTGAATGCCATGCTGGCGGGTATGGTGGATGTCATACGGTCGAATCATACCGCAATCGTGGAATATTTTAATGTGCTGAACGTCACCGCCGATGCCACGTTCGCGGACATTATGGACGCCGGGACGCGGATCTGGATTGAAATCAAATATGCTGCTCAGGAATTACAGAGCGACCTGCAATACCTGCTCCTCAATATTCTGGATGTGGCCGGAAACACCTGGAACGGCATCCAGTACGCGGCAGAGATAGCGTGGGCCGGGATTAAGGCCCCGTTCAGCGCCTTGGTCGCCTATATTGAATCCGGGCTGGCCGACCTGATGGCGGGTGTTGCCGATGCCCTGGGCAATATGCCTGATTTTGACATTCCGGGTATCGGCAACCTTCGGGGATACGCCGCCGACGCTCAACTCATGGCTGACACACTCAGGGAGTCTGCCGACGCTGCGGAGCCGCTTTCGGAGTCGCTGGGGAAAATCAACGCCAAATACGAGGCGAATCAGGCGGTCCATGCCACGGCGATTACCCAGATGGCCAATGAAATCAAGTCTTCGTGGGAGTTGAACGAAGCCCGGAACGCGGAAATCGAGCAGCACAATCTGGCCATTGAGGGACTCCGAGACGAACAGGCAGCGGCGCTTGAAATTCCCCCGGTAATTGAGGCGTCCATCGAGGCCGAAGAGAAGCGGGCCGAGGTCGTGAAAACCACCACAGAGGCCCACACGGACGGCCTGAACGAAGTGGCAGACACCCACGAAACCGTCACTAAAAAAATGACTTCGGACGCCGAAAAGGCAGCCAAAGAACAGGCCCGCATCCACGATGGATTTATTGAGGACTGGAAACGGGCCACGATGGACCAGGCCGCCTACCAGATTGAGAGGCTGGACGAGGAGAAGGCTCGGTTTATTGCTAACGGAGAAGACCGGGTACAGATTGAACAGTGGTATGCCGCTGAAGTTGCGAAGCTCCGGGAACAGGATCAGGCCGACCGGCTCCGATTGGAAGAGGCCATGTATTCCGACCTCGGCTACCAGTCTAAAAAATATTACGACCTCCAGCTAAAAAAAATCGAGGCACAGGCCGAAGCCTACGAAGAGGCCGGACTCGATGACGTGGATGTCGCCGAGTGGCGAAATAAACAGATTCTTGAATTGGAGGAAAAACGAAACCAAGAGATAACGTCGGGCTACGATGATCTGGCCCGGATGTTTTCGGATATTGCATCCGGCAATGTCAGCGACTGGGCGACGATGGCCGGGGAAATGGTCAGTGTTTTCAATAAGATGTTCGGCCAGATGGAGGGCAGTGGTAGCAACTTGTTTTCCGGGCTGTTCGGCGGGTCTGGAAGCTCCGCAACCTCCACGCTATCAAGCCTTGGCATCGGCAATCCGGGGGCATATGGCGGCACGTCCGAAACCGGGGGGAGTAGATGGGGCGGCATCGGCGACGTCGTCGGGACCGCATGGGAGGGTATCAAATCTTTCGGCGGCAAAACGGTGGAGGCCATCGGTGGGCTGGCTACAAAAGCCACGGATTTCATCGGCGGGCTGTTCGGCGGTTCCAGCTCCGGTATTCTCAGTAATATGGGCGGCATCGGCGGACTGGCCGGGAGCGCGGTCGGACTGATTACCGGGGGATTCACGTCCGAGAATATCGGATCGACTGCCGGGAGTCTAATCGGGTCCGCCATAATGCCTGGGATCGGCACGATATTGGGCGGATTGGCAGGAAATCTTATCGGTGGGCTGTTCGGAGAAAGACACAAAGATTGGAAAACCGGAATAGACGTACAGGACATCGGATTTTATGATTCCATAGAGCTTTCCGCATGGAGAAAGGGTGAAGGACGAGCTGATAACGAAGAATCCGTAACTGCCGCATTGAATTCCGCCCAGGAACAGGTGTGGACCGTCACAGACACTGTCCTGTCCTCGCTACCCACGGAGTACGCCGACAGTATGAAATCCCAAATTGAGGACGCCACAGTCACACTTGGGAAAGGCGGCTGGGTGATCCGGGAAAGCTGGGTGGAAAAAGACGTCGCTGCTGTGCAATCTGCAACGGTCGAGGCCATGTACCAGTCCATGATTCCGGCGCTGGAAAATACCAGCAGCGCCTTGGTTGACAGTTATTCCGAATCACTGTCCGGTGACGGGTATTTGGGGTCACTGGCGGCGTCCATTGAGGCCGGTTTCGGAGACATTTCGGATTTCCGGGGAGACGGATTCGACTCCGCTGAGGAGTTTCAGGAATCCATTCAGGCGATGAACGAAAAAGTGTTGGCCTATGCGGATCAGGTCAACCAGTTTAACACCGCAATGGAACAGATACAGCCTATACTGGATGCGGTAAATAATGTCGAGGCCGAGCCGGTTACGCAGTATCAGGCCTCGATCGACGACCTGAATGCAGAGTATGACGCCATGACGGCGACACTGGAACAATACGGTGTGGCACAATCTGAAATTGACAAGGTGCTGGCGAAACAGGCCGAAGATCTGGAGGCTCTGGCACAGGCGTGGACGGATGAACGGGCCGCGATTATGGAGTCAGCCGCAGAGTTGGCAGGGCATACGGAGACCGTCACCACATACCAGGCAGCGCAGGAAGAGCTGGCGAAACAGTTCGACGCCATCAAAGAGGCCATGACCGAGGCCGGGGGGAGCGCCGAAGATTTCGAGCGAGTTATTGGCTACGAGGCCGAGGCGATGGAGAACCTGGAGTCGGTATTTGCGGGCAGCCGGTCGGCAATCATGGACAGCCTGGAAGAACTGGCCGGTGTCAGCGACACCGAAGAACTGTCCGACTATGCCCAGCAGATACAGGATATCAGCGCTCAGTTCGCGGCAGCACGGGATGAACTGAATGACCTCGGCACCAGCGCGGAAGAACTGGCCCGTGTCGATGCCCTGGAAAATATCGCCCTTGAACAGGCGGCTAAAGATGAACTGCACCGGGCGGAGCTGGCGGCTGCGGATGCGCTCCAGTCTGCCTATGAAGCGACACAGGATCTGGTGTCCGGCATTGAAGCCAACCTCGAAAGCGCCCGCGACACAATGGAGGGGATACAGTGGCAGACTGCCACGGGCGGTTCGGATACGGATTATATGCTGTATCAGCTTCAGACCATGCAGTCTTCCGGGAGTGGCAGTACTCTTTCCGGCCTGAACGAGATGTCCTCTCTGCTGTCCCAATGGTATTCGGCAGCGGCCCAGGAGGCTCAGGCCGCAACGGCCTCCGCCAGTGCCACCTCATCGGCGGCTGACAGCATGACCGATGCAGCCGACTCGATGACCACTGCCGCGACCACGATCAACGCCCTGGTCGAAAGCATCGACTCTACCATCGACAGCCTGACCTACAGCGACCTGAATGTTTTCGGGACCGAGGCCAAGGCCGAACAGTCTCAGACAGACTATGAGGCACTGAAAGCAGCCGCCTACTCGGATACGGCCACATCTGACGACATCGAGGCGTTCCTAGCCTTCACGGACACCTATTTGCAGCAACAGCAGGATCTGTATAAGTCCAGCGAGACCTACCAGGGGATTTATACAGGGGCCATCGCCGACATCGAGGGGCTGCGGGGAAAGGCGGAGATCCTCGGTGCCGAATCCGCCACGTCGGGTAGCTCGTCCACCTCCGCCTATACAGGTTCCTCCGCATCCTCCGATGCCGACAGCGGCATGGATGAGGTGAACGCCATCTTCAACGAGATGGCAGCCTGGATCGAGGCGCAGACCGAAAGCGCCCAGGCCAAAGAGATGATCCTGAATATCGACTGGTCCGGCCTGGAAGGGGATTCAGCAGCTGTGATCCAGATGCTGTCGGACGTTGTGGATGAACACGGATGGGATTCCGAGGTTTCCCTGCTGTTCGTCTCCGAAATGAGCCAGAATTTCGAGGGGACGTTCGACGATGCCATGTCAATCCTCGGATTCATGGGGTCTGAGGCCGGGTGGACCTCAGAGGCGGTCCTCAGTTTCATGTCCGATGCCGAGATTTTCAGCACGGCAACCTTTGAGGAGGCCATGTCCGGGCTGAATTTCTTCATCACCGAACAGGGGTGGGATTCTGAGGCGACCCTGTCCTTCATCGGGAATTCCGCCGTGTTTTCGACCGCAACCTTTGAAGAGCGCATGTCCGCACTGGATTTCATTGTCGGTGAGCAGGGCTGGGATGCCGCCGCAACCCTGGCATTCCTGAGCAATGAGCATACGTTTTCCACAGCCACATTTCAGGAAAACATGGATACGCTGAACTTTGTCACCGCCGAGACCGGATGGGATTCAGAGGCCACTGTGACCTTCCTGAGCAACCAGGGCGTTTTTGAAACTGCGACGTTTGAGGACAAGATGGCGGCCCTGGAGCTGATCACTGCCGAGACCGGATGGGCGTCTGATGCGACTGTGACCTTCCTGAGCAACCAGGGCGTTTTTGAAACTGCGACGTTTGAGGACAAGATGGCGGCCCTGGAGCTGATCACATCGGGCAGCGGGTGGGATTCGACAGCGACCGTCGCGTTCCTGAGCAACCAGTCAATGTTTGATACCGCCACCATCCAGGAACAGATGGACTCTCTGAATATGGCCGTCAGCGCATCCGGGTGGGACTCCTATGCGACGCTGGCCCTGCTCTCGAACGCCTCCGCGTTCAATACGGAGGACGTACAGGCCCAACTGGATGCCCTGAAATTCGTGGGGTCAGAGGCCGGATGGGAATCCGAGGCGTTCATGGCCCTGACCGCAAATCTTGTGGATTCCGGGCTTGCATGGGATCAGATATATGACACCTTTGCGGAATACGGCGTCAAAGATGAAACGATTGTCAAAACCATCGAGGGGGTTTACGCCGGGTCCGGGATCGAACTGGCGGAACTTCAGGAAATGCTGGACACCGCAGGCGTCCCGGAGCGGATTGTCAAAGAGATTCAGGGCTATCTCGAATTGCCGGAACCCGCCTGGGCCAATATCCTGGAGACAGCGGTGCAGTCAGCGGCCAACAAAGCCGCCTCCGCAGTCGGCATGGCTGAAAACAAACTGGCTTCTGCGGAGGCATCAGCCTCCAATATGATTGCCTCCGCCAATTCAAAAGCCGATTCAATCCTCGATAATGCCAATGATTACGCCGACCTCGTCATTGAAAACGCACAGGCCAGAGCGGATGAGATTCTGGCCTCGGCCCAGTCGGAGCCTGCATCCGCAGCCACCGGCCTCTGGTCGGTCCCCTATGACGAGTTCCCCGCCTATCTGCACCGGGATGAGATCGTTGTCCGGCGTGACGACGCGCCTTTCATCCGTGGCGTTATGCAGCAGGCCGGGATTGCGGGAAAGTATGGCGCAACCAACGCCCCGCCCGGTGGCGACATACCGGGGTTCGCGTCGGGCTATCTGCCTTCCGGCCCGGTGCTGATTGCCGGCGGCGACAACAGCCAGAGCGATGAGGAAATAAAGGCGGCTCTGCAAGAGCTGATACAGCTTAACAAGGATATTGTGGACACGCTCCGGGCCAACGGCATGGCCGTGCCCATCGTCAATGTGGAGGTGGACGCCGACGGCATTGTGAAAAAGGCCGAAACACAGGTGTTTGAGCGGATCAAACGCGGGAATGTACGGATATGA